From one Anopheles cruzii chromosome 3, idAnoCruzAS_RS32_06, whole genome shotgun sequence genomic stretch:
- the LOC128271596 gene encoding rab3 GTPase-activating protein non-catalytic subunit produces the protein MSCEVKVLSSVDDLGEVQEYFGLGSDDCWLNSVSYSLSPAGDILALGHGSILVVLTSRWDRQRQLNVYKTAWRGAIDDPTSNITAILCAPIVGQGQSSQTMVDFSYIIVGLDSGQLQFYGENGTLIHSQIFHQEAIQALKAQSGKHINEELYVLYASCTVILQGSQLFPLLRSLRQQINRYGAGSSKVNEAQETIACRKWSYEKGMTIVDAVVVGPQKSCTFDHLLTASLEGGFFAKYRHAAPQNSLIIAAGSKPYVGYHYAKEGFTQPVLADVARAVASKIKSALPSWLGGGANSGSSSHQQPNAEPQLPASEPLICRFGLCDLQRNAFAVWLAPNYQLAAVADNLGRIILVDCQRGIALRIWKGYRDAQCGFVEVPEKLPKDASGSAGRNKIDRRRALFLVIYAPRRSVLEVWALRSGGPKVAAFSAAKNGQLIYSTYSQMGVTSGTSKVKYTGHGCSFLDPSDRSLKEIVIPFHCALSDSKSKVAKDLHLLKRLKVCLKAGDGSEAEECDEMSEMCRCFETDEIRLQCVEMLAKQRRIRPRLFAAAIDIFADASLPGGSSTTSHHGPVSETEETEDVDTRSECIQLCKSPLRIACENYQRLVTFYLYLHGDVPLAMGRVENEENPVDEQRSDEKPSEDNNVKLSEQELTVIEQLIGLIKMNDGDGLPGTSGSCGAGATGNAPGTRAVKFDDSASSGARNTSFVEYLASFNVANEDLILLREEHGPSAYAGLGKIIFEELYRNTSSPESRLKGFVLAAESCGLMPEDLLRMFLAYWLRLPFSYRDTASLIEDLNRFNTVLRQICLLARDKINFENNAICIWWQSVREYLLESPCALRGLLAALMCRNEALRHEHRRRSDEEEASEQFEEVTQEACQWTLLIDKLEDVAILGMILGESVHCRNPCWPTLRYHKPTVSLKEILVGGKGIVSELTAKWVASTGIEPDALVIEVSPEATESDPKPAPNDTKEPEKVDHRERNRQLTLIKTNLLQASEYGPNSDTADEQEELDPVLYNLNILRLHFPFSLDSGQLLAQLTWEYIGSWSRGMANIASLKAGLASLKAIPRLQYSIKHGLCCMIWNAHLKIPLEATKKLVNKVGRLPKEKLCLQDIGISDSLVPQFLECCLEFFDQFAGSIDHDKIELRFEEILQEGPVPLTALAVQQNSANMALLRLHQELTTVLLVLTSFNVRYANKPIQQLFDGMANQAFFAEINRQPNAANALPKADQLLRKARLEFLCRTVTATMDLIHEEMETVYYTDHNDWMETIERLAGMWELELGDIRKHQIIELYAHGWDSYAQELLSNVIPDQTFANLLLTIAGRRLALYTKANPTAWGQIAAVGPLLTDYLDTLVSNDRYGPPLRFAEMDEETLQTAAGGELFIEKVTKLAEKAFNCLSTLAVNAKGTSKELRVAGLIFDACATIKDHRPV, from the exons atgTCGTGTGAAGTGAAGGTGCTTTCGTCTGTTGACGATCTGGGCGAAGTGCAAGAATATTTCGGACTTGGTTCAG ACGATTGTTGGCTTAATTCAGTTAGCTATTCGCTCTCTCCAGCCGGGGACATTCTGGCGCTCGGTCATGGATCGATTCTGGTGGTGCTGACCTCGCGCTGGGACCGCCAACGGCAATTGAATGTCTACAAGACGGCCTGGCGGGGGGCTATCGATGATCCAACCAGCAACATAACGGCCATCCTGTGTGCTCCGATCGTTGGCCAGGGCCAGAGCTCGCAAACCATGGTCGACTTCAGTTACATTATTGTCGGGCTAGATAGTGGCCAGTTGCAGTTTTACGGAGAAAATGGCACGCTAATTCATTCGCAAATATTTCACCAAGAAGCGATCCAGGCGCTAAAAGCGCAGAGTGGCAAACATATCAACGAGGAACTCTACGTGCTGTACGCGTCCTGCACGGTCATTCTGCAAGGGTCGCAATTATTTCCGCTGCTAAGAAGCCTGCGCCAACAGATTAACCGCTACGGCGCCGGCAGCTCGAAAGTGAACGAAGCACAGGAAACGATCGCCTGCCGCAAGTGGAGCTACGAAAAGGGCATGACGATCGTGGATGCGGTTGTTGTGGGACCGCAAAAGAGTTGCACCTTCGACCATCTGCTGACGGCCAGTCTGGAGGGAGGGTTTTTCGCCAAGTATCGCCACGCGGCACCACAGAACTCGCTGATcatcgccgccggcagcaaacCGTACGTCGGGTACCATTACGCCAAGGAGGGTTTCACGCAACCGGTCCTGGCGGACGTTGCCCGGGCCGTGGCTAGCAAAATCAAATCTGCCTTACC CtcctggctcggtggcggtgctaaCAGTGGATCTTCGTCCCATCAGCAACCCAACGCCGAACCACAGCTTCCTGCTTCCGAACCGTTGATATGCCGTTTCGGGCTTTGCGACTTGCAGCGGAACGCGTTTGCGGTGTGGCTTGCCCCGAATTATCAACTGGCGGCCGTTGCCGATAATCTTGGGCGCATCATTCTTGTGGACTGCCAGCGAGGGATTGCGTTGCGCATCTGGAAGGGCTACCGGGACGCACAGTGCGGGTTTGTGGAGGTTCCGGAGAAGCTACCGAAAGACGCCTCAGGATCGGCGGGTCGAAACAAGATCGATCGCCGGCGAGCCTTATTTCTCGTGATTTACGCTCCCAGGCGTTCGGTTCTCGAAGTGTGGGCCCTACGCTCCGGCGGTCCCAAAGTGGCCGCTTTCAGTGCGGCCAAAAACGGGCAGCTAATCTACAGCACGTACAGTCAGATGGGTGTAACGAGTGGGACGAGCAAGGTCAAGTACACCGGGCACGGGTGCTCCTTTCTCGATCCGTCCGATCGCAGTCTGAAGGAGATCGTCATACCGTTTCACTGTGCGCTGAGTGATTCCAAGTCGAAGGTGGCCAAAGATTTGCATCTACTCAAGCGATTAAAGGTCTGCCTGAAGGCGGGCGATGGTAGTGAGGCGGAAGAGTGCGACGAGATGAGCGAAATGTGTCGATGCTTCGAGACGGACGAAATCCGGTTGCAGTGCGTAGAAATGCTCGCCAAACAGCGAAGGATTCGGCCGAGATTATTTGCCGCTGCGATCGATATTTTTGCGGACGCTTCTCTGCCGGGCGGATCGAGTACCACTTCGCATCACGGTCCGGTTTCAGAAACGGAAGAGACCGAGGATGTTGATACCCGTTCCGAGTGTATACAGTTATGCAAAAGTCCACTGAGGATCGCGTGCGAAAACTATCAACGATTGGTCACGTTCTACCTGTACCTTCACGGCGATGTGCCTTTAGCGATGGGCCGCGTGGAAAACGAAGAGAACCCCGTCGATGAACAACGATCGGACGAGAAGCCAAGCGAAGATAACAACGTGAAGCTCTCTGAACAAGAGCTAACCGTGATCGAGCAACTGATCGGACTGATCAAGATGAATGATGGCGACGGGCTGCCGGGAACATCCGGAAGTTGcggtgccggggccaccgggaacgCGCCAGGAACGAGGGCTGTAAAGTTTGATGATAGTGCCAGTTCAGGTGCACGCAATACCAGCTTTGTGGAGTACCTTGCGTCTTTCAACGTGGCAAACGAAGATCTTATCCTGCTACGGGAAGAACACGGTCCCAGCGCCTATGCCGGACTGGGGAAGATAATCTTCGAGGAACTGTACCGTAACACGAGTTCTCCTGAGTCACGATTAAAAGGTTTCGTTCTAGCCGCAGAGTCCTGTGGGTTGATGCCAGAAGATCTTCTTCGTATGTTCTTGGCCTACTGGttgcgtttgccattttcctaTCGCGATACGGCGTCGCTGATTGAGGATCTCAATCGCTTCAACACCGTACTGCGAcagatttgtttgcttgccCGTGATAAGATTAACTTCGAGAACAACGCCATCTGCATCTGGTGGCAGTCGGTCCGGGAGTACCTTCTCGAGTCGCCCTGTGCCTTGCGAGGCTTGTTGGCGGCCCTGATGTGCCGGAACGAGGCGCTCCGGCATGAACATCGACGACgcagcgacgaggaggaggCCAGCGAGCAATTCGAAGAGGTTACGCAAGAGGCCTGCCAGTGGACGCTGCTGATCGACAAACTGGAGGATGTGGCGATCCTTGGGATGATTCTGGGAGAAAGTGTACACTGTCGCAATCCATGCTGGCCCACGCTCCGGTACCACAAACCCACGGTTAGCCTGAAGGAGATACTCGTCGGTGGGAAAGGAATTGTATCCGAGCTGACGGCGAAATGGGTTGCGTCGACCGGTATCGAACCGGACGCGCTGGTAATCGAGGTATCGCCGGAGGCAACGGAAAGCGACCCAAAACCGGCGCCAAACGATACGAAGGAACCGGAGAAAGTGGACCACCGCGAACGTAATCGACAATTGACGTTGATAAAGACGAACCTCCTGCAAGCGTCCGAGTATGGTCCGAACAGCGACACAGCTGACGAGCAGGAAGAGCTCGATCCGGTGCTGTACAATTTGAACATTCTGCGTCTGCACTTCCCCTTCAGTCTCGATTCGGGTCAGCTGCTGGCCCAGCTCACCTGGGAGTACATTGGTTCGTGGAGCAGAGGCATGGCCAACATTGCTAGCTTGAAAGCGGGCCTTGCCAGTCTGAAAGCCATTCCTCGGTTACAGTACTCGATCAAGCACGGACTGTGCTGTATGATCTGGAACGCACACCTAAAAATTCCGCTCGAGGCCACCAAAAAGCTGGTCAACAAGGTGGGCCGTTTACCGAAAGAGAAACTCTGCCTGCAGGACATCGGCATCAGCGATTCGCTTGTCCCACAGTTTCTCGAATgttgtttggagttttttgaTCAGTTCGCCGGAAGTATTGATCACGATAAGATCGAGCTGCGGTTCGAGGAAATACTGCAGGAGGGTCCCGTCCCACTGACGGCCCTCGCGGTGCAACAAAACTCCGCCAATATGGCTCTGCTCCGGTTACACCAGGAGTTAACGACGGTGCTCCTGGTGCTGACCTCGTTCAACGTACGGTACGCCAACAAACCGATCCAACAGCTGTTCGATGGGATGGCCAATCAGGCGTTCTTTGCCGAAATCAATCGACAGCCTAATGCCGCGAACGCACTGCCCAAGGCGGACCAATTGCTGCGCAAAGCTCGACTAGAGTTCCTGTGCCGAACGGTGACCGCCACGATGGACTTGATAcacgaagaaatggaaacagtCTACTACACGGACCACAACGACTGGATGGAGACCATCGAGCGACTGGCTGGCATGTGGGAGCTAGAGCTGGGTGACATTCGCAAACACCAG ATCATCGAACTTTACGCCCATGGTTGGGACTCGTACGCTCAAGAGCTGCTATCGAACGTCATTCCAGACCAAACGTTCGCCAATCTGTTGCTCACAATCGCTGGGCGCCGGTTGGCCCTTTACACGAAGGCAAATCCGACAGCCTGGGGACAGATTGCGGCCGTTGGGCCCCTGCTTACTGACTACCTCGATACGCTC GTCAGCAACGACCGCTACGGGCCACCGTTACGGTTTGCCGAGATGGACGAGGAAACGCTGCAGACGGCTGCCGGCGGAGAGTTGTTCATCGAAAAGGTAACCAAACTGGCGgagaaagctttcaactgcCTTTCGACGTTGGCGGTTAACGCGAAGGGAACCTCGAAGGAACTGCGCGTTGCGGGACTAATATTTGATGCCTGTGCCACCATCAAGGACCACCGACCCGTCTAG
- the LOC128271733 gene encoding DNA ligase 1 isoform X2 has protein sequence MSQKSILSFFGKQPAKSNGRNTAPECKTKPETNEANENQPTKSDVSLPPSKGDDSEASQSPLKISKGATKRKRVLSSSGSEDESPKSVKKSTSPDEKKQTSVTVKSSPKSPKKSTSAKSKKQTPPPSASPKTKSKPDDELKKSESSKTAVVPKSEKPAPKSSNGGALNFFTSIKKESTSEGTGTSDGSDYDPGKKNYHPIKNAFWKKGDRVPYLALARTFQAIEETSGRLRMIEILANYFRSVILLSPSDLLASVYLSLNQLAPAYEGVELGIAEHSLMKAIAQSTGRSLAQIKADAQTTGDLGLVAEQSKSSQRMMFRPASLTVESAFTKLREIASMTGTASMTKKMDKIQSMFVACRYSESRFIIRSLAGKLRIGLAEQSLLQALAQACALTPPELASGDSPVVNALARESEARVKARVEEIALALKTVYCQCPNYHKIVPVLLEHGVGAVLERCPMMPGTPLKPMLAHPTKGVQEVLQRFDGVDFTCEWKYDGERAQIHLLPGDGVHIFSRNQENNTSKYPDVIGRLPFTRKDTVESAILDCEAVAWDVEKQQILPFQVLSTRKRKDATEADIKVQVCVFMFDLLYLNGEPLVERPFRERRDLLYSHFREVEGQWKYATRLDTSDLDELQRFLDEAVRGNCEGLMVKTLERDATYEIAKRSRNWLKLKKDYLTGVGDSLDLVVIGGYRGRGKRTGTYGGFLLACYDAANEEYQTICKIGTGFSDEDLQKHTEFLGAHVIPRAKSYYRYEANLEPDDWFEAVQVWEVLCADLSLSPIHQAAVGIVDPEKGISLRFPRFIRVRDDKSATDATTAQQVSEMYLNQDQIKNQAQGQATRDPEEDFY, from the exons ATGTCGCAAAAGTCTATTTT GTCCTTTTTCGGGAAGCAACCGGCAAAGAGTAACGGAAGGAACACAGCCCCGGAGTGCAAAACGAAACCTGAAacaaacgaagcgaacgagAACCAGCCAACTAAAAG TGATGTGAGTTTGCCACCGAGCAAAGGCGATGACAGTGAGGCATCTCAGTCGCCTTTGAAAATATCGAAAGGAGCGACCAAACGCAAACGCGTTCTGTCATCCAGCGGCAGTGAGGATGAATCACCGAAATCAGTGAAAAAAAG TACGTCCCCGGATGAAAAGAAGCAGACATCGGTCACTGTTAAAAGTTCGCCAAAATCACCCAAAAAGAG CACATCTGCCAAGAGCAAGAAGCAAACGCCTCCACCATCTGCGAgtcccaaaacaaaaagcaagcCGGATGATGAACTAAAAAAATCCGAATCATCCAAAACTGCAGTTGTACCGAAAAGCGAGAAACCTGCACCAAAGTCCTCGAATGGTGGGGCACTGAACTTTTTCACCTCCATTAAAAAGGAATCGACTAGTGAGGGCACCGGAACCAGCGATGGGTCCGACTACGAtccgggaaagaaaaactatcATCCGATCAAGAATGCCTTCTGGAAAAAGGGTGACCG TGTCCCGTACCTGGCACTGGCCCGGACGTTTCAGGCGATCGAAGAAACGAGCGGCCGGCTACGTATGATTGAAATTCTGGCCAACTACTTTCGCTCGGTGATACTGCTCAGTCCATCCGATCTGCTGGCCAGTGTTTACCTCAGCCTTAATCAACTCGCACCGGCCTACGAAGGTGTGGAGCTCGGTATTGCCGAGCACTCGCTGATGAAAGCGATCGCACAGAGCACAGGACGCAGTTTGGCCCAAATTAAAGCGGATGCACAGACCACCGGAGACTTGGGACTGGTGGCGGAGCAATCGAAGAGCAGCCAGCGCATGATGTTCCGACCGGCTTCCCTGACCGTCGAGAGTGCGTTCACCAAGCTGCGCGAAATCGCCTCAATGACCGGTACTGCGTCAATGACGAAGAAGATGGACAAGATCCAGTCAATGTTTGTTGCCTGTCGGTACTCGGAGTCTCGTTTCATTATCCGCTCGCTGGCCGGCAAGCTGCGCATAGGCTTAGCGGAACAATCGTTACTGCAGGCGCTTGCCCAAGCTTGTGCTTTGACGCCTCCGGAGTTGGCCAGCGGCGACTCCCCGGTTGTCAATGCACTAGCCAGGGAATCGGAGGCGCGAGTGAAAGCTCGGGTGGAGGAGATCGCACTCGCGCTAAAGACTGTCTACTGTCAGTGTCCGAATTACCACAAGATCGTGCCCGTGTTGCTGGAGCATGGTGTCGGAGCGGTGCTGGAACGCTGTCCAATGATGCCCGGTACACCGCTTAAGCCAATGTTGGCCCATCCGACGAAGGGTGTTCAGGAGGTGCTGCAGCGGTTCGATGGTGTTGATTTTACGTGCGAGTGGAAGTACGACGGAGAGCGAGCCCAGATCCATCTACTTCCCGGGGACGGAGTTCACATTTTCAGTCGCAATCAGGAGAACAACACGAGCAAGTACCCGGACGTGATCGGACGGCTGCCGTTTACGCGTAAGGACACCGTCGAGAGTGCGATTCTGGACTGTGAAGCCGTGGCATGGGATGTAGAGAAGCAGCAGATTCTGCCGTTCCAGGTGCTGAGCACCCGCAAGCGCAAAGATGCGACGGAAGCCGACATCAAGgtgcaggtgtgtgtgtttatgttcgACCTGCTCTACCTCAACGGCGAGCCCCTGGTCGAGCGGCCGTTTCGTGAAAGGCGCGATCTGTTGTATTCTCACTTTCGCGAGGTCGAAGGGCAATGGAAATATGCCACACGGCTCGATACGAGCGATCTGGACGAGTTGCAGCGCTTCCTGGACGAGGCGGTCCGTGGCAACTGCGAAGGGCTTATGGTGAAGACGCTGGAACGCGACGCAACGTACGAGATCGCGAAACGATCGCGCAACTGGCTCAAACTAAAGAAGGACTACCTGACCGGGGTCGGTGATTCGCTCGATTTGGTCGTGATCGGTGGTTATCGGGGTCGCGGCAAACGGACCGGTACCTACGGAGGTTTTCTGCTCGCCTGTTACGACGCCGCCAACGAGGAGTATCAGACAATCTGCAAAATCGGAACGGGCTTTTCCGATGAAGATCTGCAGAAGCACACCGAATTTCTCGGGGCGCACGTAATACCGCGGGCCAAGTCGTACTATCGGTACGAAGCGAACCTTGAACCGGACGATTGGTTCGAGGCGGTCCAAGTTTGGGAGGTGCTGTGTGCTGACCTTTCGCTCAGCCCGATCCACCAGGCTGCCGTCGGTATTGTCGATCCGGAGAAGGGCATTTCGTTGCGCTTTCCTCGCTTCATCCGCGTGCGGGACGACAAATCAGCGACCGATGCGACCACCGCTCAGCAGGTGTCCGAGATGTACCTTAACCAGGACCAGATCAAGAATCAGGCACAGGGACAAGCAACTCGTGACCCAGAGGAGGATTTCTATTGA
- the LOC128271733 gene encoding DNA ligase 1 isoform X1: protein MFTMLRIVAIQLRDTALKARSHRVGHSLPVLSGIVSSCRFFRRPFAVSSDVSLPPSKGDDSEASQSPLKISKGATKRKRVLSSSGSEDESPKSVKKSTSPDEKKQTSVTVKSSPKSPKKSTSAKSKKQTPPPSASPKTKSKPDDELKKSESSKTAVVPKSEKPAPKSSNGGALNFFTSIKKESTSEGTGTSDGSDYDPGKKNYHPIKNAFWKKGDRVPYLALARTFQAIEETSGRLRMIEILANYFRSVILLSPSDLLASVYLSLNQLAPAYEGVELGIAEHSLMKAIAQSTGRSLAQIKADAQTTGDLGLVAEQSKSSQRMMFRPASLTVESAFTKLREIASMTGTASMTKKMDKIQSMFVACRYSESRFIIRSLAGKLRIGLAEQSLLQALAQACALTPPELASGDSPVVNALARESEARVKARVEEIALALKTVYCQCPNYHKIVPVLLEHGVGAVLERCPMMPGTPLKPMLAHPTKGVQEVLQRFDGVDFTCEWKYDGERAQIHLLPGDGVHIFSRNQENNTSKYPDVIGRLPFTRKDTVESAILDCEAVAWDVEKQQILPFQVLSTRKRKDATEADIKVQVCVFMFDLLYLNGEPLVERPFRERRDLLYSHFREVEGQWKYATRLDTSDLDELQRFLDEAVRGNCEGLMVKTLERDATYEIAKRSRNWLKLKKDYLTGVGDSLDLVVIGGYRGRGKRTGTYGGFLLACYDAANEEYQTICKIGTGFSDEDLQKHTEFLGAHVIPRAKSYYRYEANLEPDDWFEAVQVWEVLCADLSLSPIHQAAVGIVDPEKGISLRFPRFIRVRDDKSATDATTAQQVSEMYLNQDQIKNQAQGQATRDPEEDFY, encoded by the exons ATGTTTACTATGTTGCGCATTGTAGCGATCCAGTTGAGAGACACAGCGTTGAAGGCCCGCAGCCACCGTGTTGGCCACAGTTTGCCGGTGTTAAGTGGTATTGTTTCCTCttgtcgtttttttcggcGACCTTTCGCGGTCAGTAGTGATGTGAGTTTGCCACCGAGCAAAGGCGATGACAGTGAGGCATCTCAGTCGCCTTTGAAAATATCGAAAGGAGCGACCAAACGCAAACGCGTTCTGTCATCCAGCGGCAGTGAGGATGAATCACCGAAATCAGTGAAAAAAAG TACGTCCCCGGATGAAAAGAAGCAGACATCGGTCACTGTTAAAAGTTCGCCAAAATCACCCAAAAAGAG CACATCTGCCAAGAGCAAGAAGCAAACGCCTCCACCATCTGCGAgtcccaaaacaaaaagcaagcCGGATGATGAACTAAAAAAATCCGAATCATCCAAAACTGCAGTTGTACCGAAAAGCGAGAAACCTGCACCAAAGTCCTCGAATGGTGGGGCACTGAACTTTTTCACCTCCATTAAAAAGGAATCGACTAGTGAGGGCACCGGAACCAGCGATGGGTCCGACTACGAtccgggaaagaaaaactatcATCCGATCAAGAATGCCTTCTGGAAAAAGGGTGACCG TGTCCCGTACCTGGCACTGGCCCGGACGTTTCAGGCGATCGAAGAAACGAGCGGCCGGCTACGTATGATTGAAATTCTGGCCAACTACTTTCGCTCGGTGATACTGCTCAGTCCATCCGATCTGCTGGCCAGTGTTTACCTCAGCCTTAATCAACTCGCACCGGCCTACGAAGGTGTGGAGCTCGGTATTGCCGAGCACTCGCTGATGAAAGCGATCGCACAGAGCACAGGACGCAGTTTGGCCCAAATTAAAGCGGATGCACAGACCACCGGAGACTTGGGACTGGTGGCGGAGCAATCGAAGAGCAGCCAGCGCATGATGTTCCGACCGGCTTCCCTGACCGTCGAGAGTGCGTTCACCAAGCTGCGCGAAATCGCCTCAATGACCGGTACTGCGTCAATGACGAAGAAGATGGACAAGATCCAGTCAATGTTTGTTGCCTGTCGGTACTCGGAGTCTCGTTTCATTATCCGCTCGCTGGCCGGCAAGCTGCGCATAGGCTTAGCGGAACAATCGTTACTGCAGGCGCTTGCCCAAGCTTGTGCTTTGACGCCTCCGGAGTTGGCCAGCGGCGACTCCCCGGTTGTCAATGCACTAGCCAGGGAATCGGAGGCGCGAGTGAAAGCTCGGGTGGAGGAGATCGCACTCGCGCTAAAGACTGTCTACTGTCAGTGTCCGAATTACCACAAGATCGTGCCCGTGTTGCTGGAGCATGGTGTCGGAGCGGTGCTGGAACGCTGTCCAATGATGCCCGGTACACCGCTTAAGCCAATGTTGGCCCATCCGACGAAGGGTGTTCAGGAGGTGCTGCAGCGGTTCGATGGTGTTGATTTTACGTGCGAGTGGAAGTACGACGGAGAGCGAGCCCAGATCCATCTACTTCCCGGGGACGGAGTTCACATTTTCAGTCGCAATCAGGAGAACAACACGAGCAAGTACCCGGACGTGATCGGACGGCTGCCGTTTACGCGTAAGGACACCGTCGAGAGTGCGATTCTGGACTGTGAAGCCGTGGCATGGGATGTAGAGAAGCAGCAGATTCTGCCGTTCCAGGTGCTGAGCACCCGCAAGCGCAAAGATGCGACGGAAGCCGACATCAAGgtgcaggtgtgtgtgtttatgttcgACCTGCTCTACCTCAACGGCGAGCCCCTGGTCGAGCGGCCGTTTCGTGAAAGGCGCGATCTGTTGTATTCTCACTTTCGCGAGGTCGAAGGGCAATGGAAATATGCCACACGGCTCGATACGAGCGATCTGGACGAGTTGCAGCGCTTCCTGGACGAGGCGGTCCGTGGCAACTGCGAAGGGCTTATGGTGAAGACGCTGGAACGCGACGCAACGTACGAGATCGCGAAACGATCGCGCAACTGGCTCAAACTAAAGAAGGACTACCTGACCGGGGTCGGTGATTCGCTCGATTTGGTCGTGATCGGTGGTTATCGGGGTCGCGGCAAACGGACCGGTACCTACGGAGGTTTTCTGCTCGCCTGTTACGACGCCGCCAACGAGGAGTATCAGACAATCTGCAAAATCGGAACGGGCTTTTCCGATGAAGATCTGCAGAAGCACACCGAATTTCTCGGGGCGCACGTAATACCGCGGGCCAAGTCGTACTATCGGTACGAAGCGAACCTTGAACCGGACGATTGGTTCGAGGCGGTCCAAGTTTGGGAGGTGCTGTGTGCTGACCTTTCGCTCAGCCCGATCCACCAGGCTGCCGTCGGTATTGTCGATCCGGAGAAGGGCATTTCGTTGCGCTTTCCTCGCTTCATCCGCGTGCGGGACGACAAATCAGCGACCGATGCGACCACCGCTCAGCAGGTGTCCGAGATGTACCTTAACCAGGACCAGATCAAGAATCAGGCACAGGGACAAGCAACTCGTGACCCAGAGGAGGATTTCTATTGA